taccggtgttacgccgtaacaactgacgttgctctttGGCGGGCGgcagaatatatttttacacGTCAACGCGGATCCCGGAGCGCGTAACGGTCCGAGCTACTCGTCTTATGTGTGTTGAGATTAAGTCATGGTTGGAACTTtataatgacaatgaataacccgcaacaaacactctttaacagggtaaaacaatTTCCAACATTAATAAttctacatttataaaaactAGAAAATGTGTTGcaatgctgaaagctgaaagctgaaatgaatttgaatgaatttgctgaaaatacagaaatggtagaagctgaaataaaaaataaaaaactgctgaaaatgcagtaatataaaatactaaaatttatttcaaaatattgctgaaaatacagaaatgacaaaagctgagataGATTTAAATTgtagtaatatatatatgtggtaGTATTGGttgtagttgtaattgtggtactGGTAGTACGCGTAGCCGGCAGTcgatgaatgaatgtgtttacttgaataAGCAATACGTCCCATAGTGGGATATGGGTCTTTGGGCCTAATAcaactgatactactactactattactaagACAGTAGTCCTACTATACTAGTTATACTACTAATATTTCTACTACTAAAATGACTACTACTACTCGTAATACTAaaatactactattactactcgTAGTAGTAATACTACAATTGATAGTACTACTAGTAGATAGATGCCTGTTGACCGTGCtagatgtgtgcatgtatgaAAGGACTGGAAGCACGTAGCAACGCCTGGTGCATCTTGTCTCCTGTAAAAGGGACTTTTCTGCCCTGTTTGTAGTGACTAGTTGAGGGTCGGTTCTCAGCACCATCATACATGAAATGGCTTCGTGGTCTGGGTGGATGTGTGGGCTGGACAGGGTTGGAGAGGCTCATGGACCCGAAGCCTTTGATGGTTTCATGTGATCCGCAGCAGCAGATGGCGTTTTCTACCTTCTCATGGAAACGTTTGACTGCTGACTGTGATCTAGTTTAAAGCTGCGTGACCTGCAAGCAAGTAGTCCTAGAGTACAGTTTAACGTatattagatatatatatattgattgaTCGATAGATATCTACAGATATACTACATAGATGCAAAGCTTGAAGCATTGACATATTTTCCCAACAGAATATGTTCCCACTTATCTGGTTCCCAGTTGCTATTTTCCCTTTTATGTGGGAACCCTTCAAGCCCAGAAGGGCGTTTCTAGTGCGGAGGAGTTTGTAGCATCACACGTGTCTTCTGTTTGGTTCAGAGGGGCATTCTTCACACAAAGAACCGGTAACCTGGAGTACCACTAGGGCTGAGAAAGTATCTTCAAATAGGAGAGACAAACCCTCTTTATTTAGTCATTATTCATGCTGCGACTGAGTGATCTGGTTCATTCTGTGTCCATCTGTGAACTCTTGGCCTAGGTGATCCACTGCAGTGGCTACCTGAAGATCCGTCAGTACAGCCTGGACATGTCCCCGTTTGACGGCTGCTACCAGAACGTGGGGCTGGTGGCCGTCGGACACTCGCTGCCGCCCAGCGCGGTCACGGAGATCAAACTGCACAGCAACATGTTCATGTTCAGAGCCAGCCTGGACATGAAGCTCATCTTCCTCGACTCCCGGTACGCGTCCTCTGCACCAAGTGCTCACCAcatgcagcttgtgtgtgtcgATGTGGGAAGGCTTGATGAtccctgtgaatgtgtgtgtgtgttgctcagggTTGCAGAGCTGACAGGCTACGAGCCTCAGGATCTCATCGAGAAGACTCTCTATCATCATGTCCACAGCTGTGACTCCTTCCATCTGAGATGTGCTCATCACTTGTGTGAGttaggtttgtttttcttttctaccaGATATCTCtctgcacgcagacacacacacacacacgcacacacacacacacacacagagtgagagAGCTGCGTGGAATTTGTATGAAGTCAGCATGTCACTGCTTCCTTGGCTCTTTATTATTGGTATTCTATTGCATAAAATAATCGACTGAGTTGACAGTATTAGTCACTTGTGAATATGTTAAGAGCATATTTGCAGATGATATACATTGTTAGCTGCGTTCTGATTGGACAGGCCGTCCACTCAGAAAGGAACTTTTGCTGCAACTGCCTGCTGTGTTTGGAAGTGTGTCCTTGAGTGCTGTGATGTTCGTATACTTGTTTTTCGTCAGTAATCCGTTGCTGTAACTTCCCGGCCCTTGTGTTCTAGTGCTGGTCAAAGGTCAGGTCACCACAAAGTACTACCGCTTCCTGGCCAAGCAGGGCGGCTGGGTCTGGGTTCAGAGCTATGCAACGATTGTCCACAACAGCCGCTCATCGCGGCCTCACTGCATCGTCAGTGTCAACTACGTCCTCACGTGAGTATCTGTCTCTGCACCTGAGAACGTAATGCTTCCCAGCATCATGACTAaacgagtgtgtgtctgtcaatcATTTGAGGAAACATCATGATTCTCTGACTCTTTTTACTGCTTCTCTTAAATTGGAGCCCAGGAGTCTTCTAGTGTCTCTGAGCGGGTGTCAACAACTGTTTTAGCTTTTGACTTTTTAGGttgctcttttttgttttacaagtTGGAAGATTGACAAATGAAAACCACTACAATCCAACATAcgccatctccatctccatcgaCGAGCTGCTGGTGCTTCTCCTGTGGTACCGCTCTTATTCTGTGTGATACAACTAAGAAACCAACAAACCTGTGCTGACTTTCAACTGGTAAAAGTGAAAGCACCTCTTTCATCAGTGTCTTCAGCAGGCCTGGCTTTGTGTTTCACACGCAGTGTAGAGAAGTCTGCAGCTATGGAGAGTCACACCGACCAGCTGATGTTTCTGTTTTACGAGGTCTTTGGCCGAACAGTAAAGGCAGCACGTCAGCGAGCAGGACGAGTATTCCATAAGATGGCATCTACCGTAAATATGACGCGTGATGCACCCGGAGTGTTTCAGGCTGACCCTCCAgcagcttacacacacacaccctgctggCGAAAGGTCTGAGTGTCCAAACTGGAAACAAAGTCCCCTTGGTTGAATTGGTTGACAGCTGATTGAATGACGGGCAGCtcaggggccggggggggtcgGCTCACATCTGTGCTAATAATATAAGATAATGAGTGTTGGAGCTAAAGAGTTATGCAAACAGTTGCTGGGAAGCAACTAACGGGAGGAAACATGACACGCGCTACTTTGTGGAAACCTGTTTGGCAGAATCTGGCAATGAAGACAGATGGTCAAGTCATATTCCTGTTTTAGTCTTTTGTTCTGAGTTAGAAACACATGAAGTGTGATAATGACACAACAGGAACTCGTATGGAGGCGGACATTGCTGTTGGGCCTCAGCGTCTGCTCACAGTGTTTAGTTGGCTCATGTGCTCATGTGCTTGCTGTTGCCTGGTGCGGTTTGTCCAAGACTGGCAGAATATGTATAAACAGGAAGGAGCTGAAGCATGTCTGACTGGGCTTAGAACAGCACTGGGCCGCTCATGTCCGTCACAAGCTGCTACCTGAATCATCACTGCAGTCAGGGATCCCATGAAGGCTCCATTAGGCTGGCGGCCTTCACAGAGCAGCTCGGCACACAATCCTCTCCCTACACCACGTCTGCGTCCCGATGAGCGCTTCTGGGCTCCAGCCTGAGGGGCCTCGTCTCCCTCCTTGTGGTACGGCTGCAAGCCTCTGGGAAACGTGTATGTGGCAGCTTTTGGCGTCAATTATGATCGTTTACCACGATTATCTAATTTCACAGTTAAAACTCGCCCCTGCTTTTCAGTTCTGATCCTTTACAGCAAAGTAAGACGTTACCACAGTGCTTCTCCTTTCAGCAtcaaagtgttttaatccaaatgaaaagaaacagttACGCTGCGTTCGTGTTAGACGACACATCTGGACATAAAACCAGGACATTAAATACGGTTTGTATTTACCTTTTGGTACATACAGCAGAGACAGGTGTgccatcattcacccattcatactgtgatgacaggagctactccgtgacacctgtccatcaaTAGCTAACATTCACGCGCCGTAGTCAAAGCTGGGGCTTGGTGTCTCGCCCAAGGACCCACCGAGAATGACCACCGATCCTCTGAGTGAAGGACAAGCGGGGCCCCACTGAGCCACAGGGGCACCACGACCATCCAGGCTCGTTTTCTACATTCTAGATGTCTGCCGCCCCATTGGGGAAAAGACTGTCCGCAGGCTGCGCAGCAGCGGGACAGTGGAGACATTGTCCCTGGGTTTGATATGCAGCAGACATTGATGTCACAGTTCCCCCCGATGAGCAGCGTGGCTGCACGGATTGGGCCCCACAGTGAAGGTGACCATGAGGCCGACATTGTGTGTGGGCAGGAGACACCCTTTGTGTCTAACCCCCAGTAGCTTGGTGTACTCAGCCGTTGATAAGGACGCTGATAAGCCTACTTCACCTGCATGTGAACTCCCACTGTGTGTTTAGCTCTGATAACCTGTGCACCTCCTGTCCCACCTGACGGGGATTTAGCAATAGAGGCATGTCTGCTGCAGAAAGCACCTACCTGCCTTTTACTGTTACACTGTGTTTAAACCAGTATTTGagttttttatcttcttttgagaacaaaggaagaaaaaacgTTTCTACCAAAAATACCTGTTGGAGTGTGGACGAGGCCACTAGAAGGTTTTTATGGTCCATCCAGAGTGTTTGTTCGTGCTCTTTGTCATAGAATCTCCCAGTGTTTGGAACTGTTCCCTCATTTAGTGAGTCAAATGGTCCCATCCACCGCTGTGCTCGTCCATGTCCATAACCCTCAATATGTGGACAATTAAAAATCCTCGCATTGTAACATCCCCACATTCTAACAGCCTCACATTCTAACATCCCCACATTCTAACAGCCTCACATTCTAACATCCTCGCATTCtaacagcctcgcattctaacaTCCCCACATTCTAACAGCCTCACATTCTAACATCCCCACATTCTAACATCCCCACATTCTAACATCCTCGCATTCTAACAGCCTCACATTCTAACAGCCTCACATTCTAACAGCCTCACGTTCTAACATCCCCACATTCTAACAGCCTCACGTTCTAACATCCCCACATTCTAACATCCTTGCATTCTAATAGCCTCGCATTCTAGCAGCCTCGCATTCTAGCAGCCTCACATTCTAGCAGCCTCACATTCTAACATCCTCACGTTCTAACATTCCCTCATTCTAACATCCTCGCATTCTAATAGCCTCGCATTCTAGCAGCCTCGCATTCTAGCAGCCTCACATTCTagcagcctcgcattctaacaGCCTCACATTCTAACAGCCTCACATTCTAACATCCCCACATTCTAACAGCCTCACATTCTAACAGCCTTGCATTCTAACATCCTCGCATTCTAACATCCCTGCATTCTAACATCCTCGCATTCTAACATCCCTGCATTCTagcagcctcgcattctaacagcctcgcattttaacagcctcgcattctaacaTCCCCACATTCTAACAGCCTCACATTCtaacagcctcgcattctaacaTCCTCGCATTCTAACATCCCTGCATTCTAACATCCTCGCATTCTAACATCCCTGCATTCTagcagcctcgcattctaacagcctcgcattttaacagcctcgcattctaacaGCCTCGCCTTCTAACATCCTCGCATTCTAACATCCTCGCGTTTTAACAGCCTCACATTCTAACAGTCTCAAATTCTAGCAGCCTCGCATTCTAGCAGCCTCGCATTCTAGCAGCATCGCATTCTAATAGCCCCCGCATTCTagcagcctcgcattctaaTAGCCTCGCATTCTAGCAGCCTCGCATTCTAGCAGCCTCGCATTCTAGCAGCCTCACATTCCAACAGCCTCGCATTCTCGCAGCCTCGCATTCTAATAGCCTTGCATTCtaacagcctcgcattctaacaTCCTTGCATTCTAACATCCTCGCATTCtaacagcctcgcattctaacaGTCTCAAATTGtaacagcctcgcattctaacaTCCTCGCATCtaacagcctcgcattctaacagcctcgcattctagcagcctcgcattctaacagcctcgcattctaaTAGCCTCGCATTCTAACATCCTCGCATTCTAGCAGCCTCAAATTCTAACAGTCTCAAATTCTAACAGCCTTGCATCtaacagcctcgcattctaacagcctcgcattctagcagcctcgcattctaacaTCCTCGCATCtaacagcctcgcattctagcagcctcgcattctagcagcctcgcattctaacaGCCTCGCATTGTAACATCAGTCACTTTTTTTTGGTCAACAAACCCTTTCCAGGTTTCCTCGTCACACGTGGGGAGATCTGTCAAACACTTAGTGAGGAATCAATCCCGTTTCCCCGCAGTGAGACATCCCAGCTACTCCTCCGGGCCGGCTTTAGTCAGACATAGCCTTTAATCTCCCTGTGTGTTTGATTGGACAGCTCTCCCTCTATGGAGTGTTTGTTGAAGGCCTTGCTGCAGCCTCAAATTCTAACAGTCTCACATTCTAACAGCCTAACATTCtaacagcctcgcattctagcagcctcgcattctaaTAGCCCCCGCATTTTagcagcctcgcattctaaTAGCCTCGCATTCTAGCAACCTCACATTCCaacagcctcgcattctagcagcctcgcattctaaTAGCCTCGCATTCTAGCAGCCTTGCATTCtaacagcctcgcattctaacagcctcgcattctaaTATCCTTGCATTCTAACATCCTCGCATTCTAACAGCCTCACATTCTAACAGTCTCAAATTGtaacagcctcgcattctaacaTCCTCGCATCtaacagcctcgcattctaacagcctcgcattctagcagcctcgcattctaacagcctcgcattctagcagcctcgcattctaacaTCCTCGCATTCTAGCAGCCTCGCATTCTAGCAGCCTCAAATTCTAGCAGCCTCAAATTCtaacagcctcgcattctaacaTCCTCGCATCTAACAGCCTGGCATTCTAGCAGCCTCGCATTCTagcagcctcgcattctaacagcctcgcattctaaTATCCTTGCATTCTAACATCCTCGCATTCTAACAGCCTCACATTCTAACAGTCTCAAATTGtaacagcctcgcattctaacaTCCTCGCATCtaacagcctcgcattctaacagcctcgcattctagcagcctcgcattctaacagcctcgcattctagcagcctcgcattctaacaTCCTCGCATTCTAGCAGCCTCGCATTCTAGCAGCCTCAAATTCTAGCAGCCTCAAATTCtaacagcctcgcattctaacaTCCTCGCATCtaacagcctcgcattctagcagcctcgcattctagcagcctcgcattctaacagcctcgcattctaacagcctcgcattctagcagcctggcattctagcagcctcgcattctaacaGCCTCGCATTGTAACATCAGTCACTTTTTTTTGGTCAACAAACCCTTTCCAGGTTTCCTCGTCACACGTGGGGAGATCTGTCAAACACTTAGTGAGGAATCAATCCCGTTTCCCCGCAGTGAGACATCCCAGCTACTCCTCCGGGCCGGCTTTAGTCAGACATAGCCTTTAATCTCCCCGTGTGTTTGATTGGACAGCTCTCCCTCTATGGAGTGTTTGTTGAAGGCCTTGCTGCAATCCTTCTGCTAAAACAAGTTTCCCAACAGCCGTTCCAGCCGCTTCAACAACcccccaaagacacacacacacacacagacacacacacacacagacaggaacacAAATGATGAGGCTCTAATTGATGAGCACTCACTTAGGTACACAAGGCTGTTTGTGTTCTTTAACAGGCAGCCTTCCAGGGGACTGGAATCCATGTGGTGTAATTACACAGCGTATTCAGTAATATCCAGTAATAGTAGCATGAATACAGCACATGGACATTGTGTTGGTGTTTTCAGGGAGACAGAGTATAAAGGCCTGCAGCTCTCTCTGGACCAGGCCACGTCCAAGGCCTCCTTCCCCTACAGCAGCACCACCGCCAGCCTGACGGAGAACAGCAGGACTCCCAAGAGCAGAGTCTCCCGGCCCAAGACCAAAGCTAGGCTCTCGCCATACATTCAGGTGAGGATGTAATGTCTTACTGTCTTACGTAGTTAGATAGCTTCGTTTTGTGTCCTCCTTCCAGGTGATGCTAACTTCAATCTATacattcatttagtaaatgatgatCAATAAAGAGGCTGGAAGAGGAATAAAtagcttgttttgtttgtctaacAGTCAGCTGTGGCTCATAACATCCCGTCCTGTCCCCCGCTACACGTTTTCCTGTGCAGTATCCTAGTTTCCAGACAGAGCGCTCGGAATCAGACCAGGACAGTCCGTGGGGCAGCAGCCCGCTGAcagactccgcctcccctcAGCTGCTGGAGCCGAGCGAGGGCCCCGATGCCTCCTGTGTGTACAGGCAGTTCCCCGACCCCCGCTCGCTCTGCTACAGCCTGTCTGAAGAGCACCGTCACGGCGATGGctacacacacctgcacgcacacgGTCAGGCCCTGACCTGCGAGCGAAGCCGGTGTGAGGCGGGCCGATATTTCCTAGGAGCTCCTCCCCCCGGCAGGGACACGTGGAGGGGCACCGCTCGGTCAGTCCTGCCGCCGAGCAAGAGCTCTGAGGGATGTGACATCGGCACCATCCACAGCTACAACGGTGAGGAATAAGGAGTCTGTGCTGATTCCTCCGGTACAGGAAACACATCCAACTAGCATGTGGTGAAGGGTGCCCCGCCCCGCCTCTTCAAAATTACTCTTCCTTTCTCTGCACGTCCGGTGACTTACAGCTTCTGCACCTACGAGCCCAGAAAACACGATAGCGGGGCTGATTAGACAAAGTGAGAGCTATTAACACTGTGAAATGTGCGATGTAACAGCCATCAGAGGGAGGCAGGACCGCGCTGCACAGAGACCACGATTAAGTCTAGTGCACCTCCACCAGCCCAGCGGAGCCTCAAGAGGCGCTGAAACACTCAGTGCTGCATGTTTCTGGAGAATGACCGACACTGTCCATCGGATGCTGATTATTTAACAATCCTTTGTCTCGACAGACGGGAATGTTTCCCATCAGATTTGGGCCGCGGCTTCTGACCCAAACTAATGACTCTAATTTAGATATTAGTTTTTTTAACCACGTGAGCTTCAGAAACGTTCCTCATCGTTAACAAGGAGCAAGTCTTCTACAATGAGCTGTTCACCGTGTGGGAGCAAATAGTAAAAAATTGGATCCTAGTTGGATAATAGTTTATATTAAGGATTTAATGACTTGTTATATATTATTGAAATGATAAATACTAAAACAGCAACTTGCTAAAAAATCTAGAAAACAAATGTGAATTACAACTATAAACCTTCAACAGCAGCCACAAATTGTTGAGAAATGTAAAATCCCAGTATATAATGCATAAGTATTTCATCTTGCCTGCTTTCACCGGTCCTTCTGCAGGCCGGGGCCACTGGGACGAGGACAGCGCGCTCAGCTCTCCTGATGGAGGCTCGGCCAGTGACTCGGGGGATCGCTACCAGGCGGACCACTATCGCTGTAGCCCGCAGGAACCCAGCAAGATCGAGACTCTGATCCGGGCCACGCAGCAGATGATCAAGGAAGAAGAAAGTCGATTTCAGCTGCGCAAGGGCCCTCCGGGGGCCCCGCTGGGGCCGGCCAACGGGCTGCCCAAAGGCCCCGGACCATGCTTCGCTCCTGAATACACTCAAGGGCCACTGCAGACTGTAGTGTGTCGAGGTTTGAGTCAGGGAATCAGTCTGGCTTCTGGTCCCGCCCCCCCGTGCAGGCTCAGCAGTCCAGGTCCTGACCGCCTCCACAAGTCGAAGGACTACCTCCAGGCAGACCTCCAGGCAGACCTGTCCCCCCTTTCTCTTCCATTGCACCACCCGTTTGGGCGGTCCGGTCCGTGCTCGCCTTCCCCCATCTTGGACCCAGCCCTTTACCCGCCCCACACCTACCTGGACAAGCACAAAGCCTACTCCCTGACAGGATACGCTCTGGAGAACCTCTGTGACCCAGAGAGCCTCCGGGGCTACTGCTCCTCCGCCGGCATGGGCCCCACCCACTACGACGGGACCCCTCACCTCCGCATGCCGGCAGAGCAGACCGCCGGACATAAAGGCCCCTCGGTCATCATCAGCAACGGCAGCTAACACCCAACACACAACGCCGAGCCGGCTGATTCTGGATGCCGTTCGCCTGTTTTTCCATCAGAGCGATCGCCGCCTCACTGCAGAGCTAAACCGTAGCTGCAACTTCCCCCCAAAATGTTGCTCAAATGTCAATTTGTGAAGAGGGCAAAGGAATGTAGGAGTATGTTTCTCCAAACGGGTGCTGTGCTAGAATTCTGGGGAGCACAACAAGGTCCCATAGTCAGAGCAGTGCCTTTAGTTCTGGTAAGTAAGGTCATTGTATGGTGGAAACATTGTGTTACTTTCAGTGTTTCCTTCCATCGCCGCACCAGTCAAACGCACCGAACACACTTTCTAATTGaactgaatgagaaaatgtgtccaaacgtttcCCTGTTCAggttcatatttgtaatattaaCTTTTGTTATTTAGTGTCAGATTACAGCAGAAGTCATTTAAGTCCTATAGAACAGGTCTATACTTTTGTTTTATATGatatctatctttagtcatttctCTCCTTACATGGTCAAGTGTTTACAATAGTGCATCGTTTTTCAAAAAAGGGCCGACCCAATCCTAAAGGGTAAGGTGATCCCAACAGGAAAGATATATTTTATTATGACATTGTTAGTAGGAGGGGGCTTTGTCACATTAACTTACGCATGTGTAGTTCGGGGGCTCTGCCTGAAACAACTGATGCTGAAGTTACGGGGACTccaaaatatacataaaaacaGCTCTATACTTGATCCGCTTCCAGTTTCTCCTTGACTGATGTCGCTGCTGTACTAGTACTGTAACACTGTACTGTGCACTAAAGCACTATAAAAGTCACccttttctctttaaaaggGGGGAAGACATTTCTTTGGCCAATCAgtacaatgaaaaaaaacagtaaaaacagggCTTGTCCTCTCACATCCGCCccagtgtgagtgtgtaacCTTTTGCACTATGAAAGATGAAGAGTTGTCCctgttggaggaggagagatgaagaCGTGGACTATGGTTCACAGAGCACAGGTTGGCCTTGTGCTCTTTAAACTGCACAGACTAATATGCAAAGCCATTCACTGGATCTTTCATTTCTCTCAACTGTTGGTGTCTTGCGGGAAAGTCAATGCCGTAAAGAAAGAGGCAGACCTGTGATGACAAGCAGGCACACGATAATTCTCATTGTACAGGTGGGAAGTCTGCTGCTTTAATATCGGATACAGTATTTGATTGGCAGGACGAACCACCTGATTCTCATTCTCATTCTGCTGCGTTCTCATAATCTACCAGAAAGCTGAGTATCATTTGAGGACATTTTATCATTTATGAGACACGTTCTGTTCCCACGACGATATCTAAATGACTGCAGGAAGACAAATAGACCATATGCAATTCAACCCATTGCAATGCAGGTGAGGCAGCTTCATCCTGAAGCAACTGTTAATTATTGTTACGTGGGcatgttttctcctcctcagtcaTCAGATGAACCTATATTTATACACGTTTGGATtgatcttttttcattttgtcaaagCCTGCAATGTGCTCTGTCCCCTAAAGTTATTTATGGTGTTCTGTAAATATGATGAGAAAAGAAACTCTCGACACATTTAAGCACATggacaaaaaatgtatttattgactaaatgtttctttatgATTTTTGAAATATAGTTGCAATCAAATCCAGTTTGCTAGTGTGTTGAGTGTGTTTTTGACTGAAGCCAATATTCAgaggacaaaataaaatcattttgcagggatgtgttttattttttattatttttataacaaacatggctgtTGTAACCAAGCGGCCGGTGCGGACAAATGAGCTCATCGGCAAGTTCTACTTGAGTTTGCGGCCGCTAAACTCCATATTAAACTTTCTTCAGCAAAGTACAAACTACTTTTTAACCGATTAACtgttttattgcatcgtcaGTAGCAGACATTCGATTTCTCAGACAAACAATATAGAAAAATTACAGGCAATTTTACGGTGGCCGACACGTGCAAACGCGCTGCAAACGGCAAAACAAACCCAACAGTAAAGAGAAAAATGCGGCAATCACAAAAACGACCGGAGCACACGCGAcgcaaacaaagacaaacgcTGCAAGTTCACTCAAAACACAACGCAAGTGGACCTGTGGGATAGAGGATGGACTGTGGGAGATCGACCATAGTAACGACGGAGAAGAAAGTTAATGTCCTTTATGTCTCTTTTAAACACTTGGTCATAATCatcattctttcttttcataactttcttctccttccatttcactttcatttacaCCGCTGTGTATTTTACCTCCAGAAACATTTGTGTGCTGCAGCAGCGAGTTGGCCTTTGCTTATATTACGTCTAAGTATAATTGAATAATTGTATAATCtgatttgcattaaaaaaaaaagaaatatgacgatttgaatattattttaaattgtggccacactcaatagtagagctgcaactaacaattattttgataatcgattaattggtcgattatttctttgattaatcgatgaatcggattaaaaaaacagcattaaaaagctt
This genomic stretch from Gasterosteus aculeatus chromosome 20, fGasAcu3.hap1.1, whole genome shotgun sequence harbors:
- the sim1a gene encoding single-minded homolog 1-A, with product MKEKSKNAARTRREKENSEFYELAKLLPLPSAITSQLDKASIIRLTTSYLKMRVVFPEGLGESWGHVSRSSLDGVHQELGAHLLQTLDGFIFVVAPDGKIMYISETASVHLGLSQVELTGNSIYEYIHPSDHDEMTAVLTAHQPYHSHFVHEYEMERSFFLRMKCVLAKRNAGLTCGGYKVIHCSGYLKIRQYSLDMSPFDGCYQNVGLVAVGHSLPPSAVTEIKLHSNMFMFRASLDMKLIFLDSRVAELTGYEPQDLIEKTLYHHVHSCDSFHLRCAHHLLLVKGQVTTKYYRFLAKQGGWVWVQSYATIVHNSRSSRPHCIVSVNYVLTETEYKGLQLSLDQATSKASFPYSSTTASLTENSRTPKSRVSRPKTKARLSPYIQYPSFQTERSESDQDSPWGSSPLTDSASPQLLEPSEGPDASCVYRQFPDPRSLCYSLSEEHRHGDGYTHLHAHGQALTCERSRCEAGRYFLGAPPPGRDTWRGTARSVLPPSKSSEGCDIGTIHSYNGRGHWDEDSALSSPDGGSASDSGDRYQADHYRCSPQEPSKIETLIRATQQMIKEEESRFQLRKGPPGAPLGPANGLPKGPGPCFAPEYTQGPLQTVVCRGLSQGISLASGPAPPCRLSSPGPDRLHKSKDYLQADLQADLSPLSLPLHHPFGRSGPCSPSPILDPALYPPHTYLDKHKAYSLTGYALENLCDPESLRGYCSSAGMGPTHYDGTPHLRMPAEQTAGHKGPSVIISNGS